From one Rhineura floridana isolate rRhiFlo1 chromosome 4, rRhiFlo1.hap2, whole genome shotgun sequence genomic stretch:
- the MRAP2 gene encoding melanocortin-2 receptor accessory protein 2 isoform X3, which yields MAGPRFISNRTSQHTLLSNSDYTWEYEYYEYGPVSFEGLKAHKYSIVIGFWVGLAVFVIFMFFVLTLLTKTGAPHQETTDSSEKRLCMNNFVADFGRPLNSDRIFSQQAAEESRLLFHCYIHEYENMDRIKQCQKVPVMDSNIHFQEVIRSSEILEEELNSHTKFNIPNFVNTDQNSSLGEDDLLISEPPIILQSKPVRQASHQILN from the exons ATGGCTGGACCTAGATTTATTTCCAACAGAACATCCCAGCACACTTTATTATCGAATTCTGATTATACTTGGGAGTATGAATATTATGAATATGGGCCAGTTTCCTTTGAAGGCCTCAAGGCTCATAAAT ATTCCATTGTGATTGGGTTTTGGGTTGGCCTTGCTGtctttgttatttttatgttCTTTGTACTGACCTTGTTGACAAAGACGGGAGCACCACACCAAGA GACTACTGACTCTTCTGAAAAAAGACTTTGCATGAACAACTTTGTGGCAGACTTTGGTAGGCCACTGAATTCCGACAGAATCTTTTCTCAGCAGGCTGCTGAAGAGTCCAGGCTGCTCTTCCACTGCTACATCCATGAATACGAGAACATGGACAGGATCAAACAATGCCAGAAAGTGCCAGTTATGGACAGTAACATCCACTTCCAGGAAGTAATTCGGAGCAGTGAGATACTGGAGGAGGAGCTGAATAGCCACACAAAATTCAACATCCCCAACTTTGTGAACACTGATCAGAATTCTTCGCTGGGTGAAGATGATCTGCTGATTTCAGAGCCACCTATTATTTTACAGAGCAAACCAGTGCGTCAAGCCTCTCACCAGATTCTTAACTGA